A segment of the Capnocytophaga sp. ARDL2 genome:
AAAATCGATTGGATTTTTTCAGCGATTTGTCCATCGGTAAGATTTACTTTCGATGTTCCGTAGGTATTTACAAAAACGCCCATCGGATGAGCCACACCAATTGCATACGACACTTGTACCAAAATTTCATCTGCTATACCAGCCGCAACCAAATTTTTGGCAATGTGACGAGCTGCATATGCCGCTGAACGGTCAACTTTTGAAGGGTCTTTTCCAGAAAAAGCACCACCACCATGAGCACCTTTTCCACCATAAGTATCCACAATGATTTTTCTACCTGTCAATCCTGTATCTCCGTGAGGTCCTCCGATGATAAAAACACCAGTCGGATTTACATGATAAATGATTTCTCCGTGGAAATACTTCTGATATTGAGGGTATTTTTCTAATAGGCGAGGAATCAAAATCGACTGAATGTCCGATGCAATTTTGTTTTGCATTTGCTTTTCGGCTTCGAATTTTGCTTCTTTGCTATCGTTGGCTGGTTTGATGAAATCATCGTGTTGTGTAGAAAGTACAATCGTGTGTACGCGTTGAGGCTTGTTGTCGTCGTTGTACTCCAAAGTAACCTGCGATTTTGCATCGGGACGCAAATAGTTGATTTGGTTGTTTTCTCTGCGTAAAGCTGCCAATTCGATTAACAATTTGTGTGATAAGTCCAATGCTAAAGGCATATAATCGTCGGTTTCGTTGGTAGCATATCCAAACATAATTCCTTGATCTCCTGCACCTTGTTCTTCTTTATTGACCTTGTCAACTCCTTGGTTGATTTCAGAAGATTGCTCGTGAATTGCAGATAAAACTCCACACGAATTTGCCTCAAACATGTATTCACTTTTAGTATAACCGATTTTTTTGATTACATTTCTTGCAATGGATTGCACATCGAGATAGATGTTTGATTTTACCTCTCCGGCCAAAATTACTTGACCCGTAGTAACCAAGGTTTCACAAGCAACTTTAGATTCTGGGTCAAAAGCCAAAAAGTTGTCAATCAATGCATCTGAAATTTGATCTGCAATTTTATCCGGATGTCCTTCGCTTACAGATTCGGAAGTAAATAAATACGACATAATGATTTTAATATTTTTATCAAGAAGAAAAATTCGTTGAAAAAACAGCATAAATCATCTAAAGAATTTCTGCTTTAGCATTTTTTCATGAGGTTGCAATCAGACAAATTTTTCCTCTTGTAGTGATTTGTAAAATTTTTTTTTTGCAAAACTACAAAATATTTTTTATTCTACAAAGTATGATGAACAGAAATCATCCATTGTTGATAGGATTGTTTTTGCAACATTTGGTTCATCCACCCCAATTGAAACGATAAATTTGAATTGTGCTTGTATCCCAATCCAGTGTATAGTCGATTTCGTTCAAATACATTAGTTTTTCTCGATTTGTCTGTGTTGATAAACAATTCGTTATAGGCAGTTGCATACAAAAATTGTTTATCTTTTTCAAACTGATAAAATGGAACATCTATGGTCATTTGATGACGCAAACGTGTACGAAAATCAGCATTTTCAATAAAGCGTTGTTCCCAGCGAAAACGTTGTTTTAGTGGTACATTTTCAAAAATTTGTTGTTGTGTCAAAACTTCTTGAAAAATTCTATTTTCTTTAAAAGGCAAGTCAGGTTCACCAAAAGCCTCAGTTTGTACAAAAGCATAACCAATACCTGTTGTTATATTTGGATTGATTTTATATTGAATAGCTCCTCGAATCAACAATTGATTGAGGTCATTAAATAGTTCGTGCGTACGATATTGTACATCATAAGAGGCTCTAAATTTACTGTCTTTCAATTGATAGGTGCCAAAATACATCGTCCAACTGCCTGAAGGAGGATTGGAAGCAAATAGCCCCAACGAAGATAAAGAGAATGCTACCAAAGAGTATATTTTTTTCTTCATTATTTAATTTTTTGGCAAAAATACCTTATTTTCGTCAATTAATACGTACACTAACAAATTTTTAATAAAAGCTATGAAAAAACTACAACTTTTTTGGGATTCATTAAAACAAACAGCTAAAACTTGGAATGATACAGACTTGTTTAGAGAATCTGCAAGTATTGCTTATTATGCTATTTTTTCGATACCTGGTTTGTTGATTATTATCATGTGGGTTTCTGGGTTTATAATAGGGGAGGATGCTGTAAAAGGTGAAATCAGTGATCAAATTTCCAGTACAGTGGGAAATGATGCTGCAAAAAGTATTCAAGAGATTGTTGCCAATGTATTTGTAGATAATCAAAATATTTTCATGAAAATCATCGGTATCTTTTCGTTGGTATTTGGTGCTACAACCTTGTTTTTTCAATTGCAAGTAACACTCAATAATATATGGAAAATAGAAGCTGCCCCAAAAAAAGCTATCTTTAAATTTTTACTTAATCGTGCCAATTCTTTGGGTATGATATTGGTTATTGGATTTTTGATGATTATTACTACCACTTTATCGTCATTTATTAGTTTTTTTAATAATTATATTACAAAATCCTTTGGATTGGAAACGTACTATTTGATGCAAGCAATCAATTTTTCAGTTGGATTTTTA
Coding sequences within it:
- a CDS encoding YihY/virulence factor BrkB family protein; its protein translation is MKKLQLFWDSLKQTAKTWNDTDLFRESASIAYYAIFSIPGLLIIIMWVSGFIIGEDAVKGEISDQISSTVGNDAAKSIQEIVANVFVDNQNIFMKIIGIFSLVFGATTLFFQLQVTLNNIWKIEAAPKKAIFKFLLNRANSLGMILVIGFLMIITTTLSSFISFFNNYITKSFGLETYYLMQAINFSVGFLLTVFIFAFMFKVLPDIKIKWKSVIPGAFLTALLFTIGKFLLNYYFVSFKPASAFGTAGTIILIMMWVNYSCVLFFLGALFTKNYSLLSGDTIEPTRFAKWKESC
- the metK gene encoding methionine adenosyltransferase, which produces MSYLFTSESVSEGHPDKIADQISDALIDNFLAFDPESKVACETLVTTGQVILAGEVKSNIYLDVQSIARNVIKKIGYTKSEYMFEANSCGVLSAIHEQSSEINQGVDKVNKEEQGAGDQGIMFGYATNETDDYMPLALDLSHKLLIELAALRRENNQINYLRPDAKSQVTLEYNDDNKPQRVHTIVLSTQHDDFIKPANDSKEAKFEAEKQMQNKIASDIQSILIPRLLEKYPQYQKYFHGEIIYHVNPTGVFIIGGPHGDTGLTGRKIIVDTYGGKGAHGGGAFSGKDPSKVDRSAAYAARHIAKNLVAAGIADEILVQVSYAIGVAHPMGVFVNTYGTSKVNLTDGQIAEKIQSIFDLRPYFIEKNLKLRQPMYIETASYGHMGRKNEVVTKSFTNPDGETIVLDVELFTWEKLDKVEEIKQLFSL
- a CDS encoding DUF2490 domain-containing protein, whose protein sequence is MKKKIYSLVAFSLSSLGLFASNPPSGSWTMYFGTYQLKDSKFRASYDVQYRTHELFNDLNQLLIRGAIQYKINPNITTGIGYAFVQTEAFGEPDLPFKENRIFQEVLTQQQIFENVPLKQRFRWEQRFIENADFRTRLRHQMTIDVPFYQFEKDKQFLYATAYNELFINTDKSRKTNVFERNRLYTGLGYKHNSNLSFQLGWMNQMLQKQSYQQWMISVHHTL